The Candidatus Rokuibacteriota bacterium genome segment CCGCGGGACAAGCGCGGAGAGGTGGCGATTACCTACATCTACGGGATCGGTCGCTTGCTCGCGAGAAAGATCTTCGCCCACTCCGGGGTGGATCCGAACCGCCGGGTCAAGGATTGGACCGAGGAGGAAGTGGCCCGGGTCCGCGAGATCATTGAGCGCGAGCTAAAGGTGGAAGGCGATCTCCGGCGCGACGTCTCGATGAACATCAAGCGGCTGATGGACATCGGCTGTTACCGCGGGATCCGGCATCGGCGCGGCCTGCCCGTCCGCGGCCAGCGGACCCACACCAACGCGCGGACGCGCAAGGGCCCGCGGCGCGGCGTGATGGTGAAGAAGAAGCCGGTGGCGGCGGCGAAGAAGGCGGGAGGCTAACCCATGGCCGAAGCCGCACCGAAGCCAACACCCCGGAAGAAGGGCGCGCGGAAACGGGAGCGCCGGGAAGTCCGGACCGGTGTCGCCTACATCCAGGCCACGTTCAACAACACGATCGTGACCATCACCGACAAGATGGGCAACGTGGTGACCTGGGCCAGCGCGGGCAGCGTCGGGTTCAAGGGCTCGCGGAAGAGCACGCCGTTCGCGGCTCAGACTGCGGCCGAGAGCGCGGCCCGGAAGGCCATGGACCTCGGGCTGAAACAGTTGGAGGTCTGCGTGAAAGGGCCGGGCGCGGGTCGGGAGGCGGCCATCCGGTCGCTCCAGGCC includes the following:
- the rpsM gene encoding 30S ribosomal protein S13, with the protein product MARIAGVDLPRDKRGEVAITYIYGIGRLLARKIFAHSGVDPNRRVKDWTEEEVARVREIIERELKVEGDLRRDVSMNIKRLMDIGCYRGIRHRRGLPVRGQRTHTNARTRKGPRRGVMVKKKPVAAAKKAGG
- the rpsK gene encoding 30S ribosomal protein S11, producing the protein MAEAAPKPTPRKKGARKRERREVRTGVAYIQATFNNTIVTITDKMGNVVTWASAGSVGFKGSRKSTPFAAQTAAESAARKAMDLGLKQLEVCVKGPGAGREAAIRSLQAVGLEITAIRDVTPIPHDGCRPPKRRRV